A genome region from Nitrospira sp. includes the following:
- a CDS encoding ATP-binding protein, which yields MLSNLLANAIKFSDHGTVSILVELDQRPPEQRLEFPATRYGELSAQQDRVTHLRFSVSDNGIGIAPSAVAKLFQPFVQADGSTTRKYGGTGLGLAICKQLVELMGGHIGAESDPGSGSVFRFTVPLQQQLLNNDKAHHTA from the coding sequence AGCAACTTATTGGCGAACGCCATCAAATTCAGCGATCACGGCACAGTCTCTATTCTCGTGGAGCTCGATCAACGCCCTCCTGAGCAACGCCTCGAATTTCCCGCCACCCGTTATGGCGAACTATCGGCACAGCAAGACCGGGTCACACACCTCCGATTCTCCGTCTCGGATAATGGTATCGGCATTGCCCCAAGCGCCGTTGCCAAACTCTTTCAGCCGTTTGTCCAAGCAGATGGATCCACCACCAGGAAATATGGTGGGACTGGGCTAGGGCTCGCCATTTGCAAACAACTCGTTGAATTGATGGGAGGACATATCGGCGCGGAAAGTGATCCAGGATCCGGTTCTGTCTTTCGATTTACCGTGCCTCTTCAGCAACAATTACTGAACAACGACAAGGCACATCACACGGCCTAA
- a CDS encoding peptidylprolyl isomerase — translation MMTQMRWSNRFKIVGVVSLFMAVGVAGIGQAAEAAPAGTEAVSASQARAVIKTKFGDIEIKFLPEVAPKHVENFIKLAKSGFYNGTTFHRAIPGFMIQGGDPNTKDSLKKDAYGQGGPGHNVKAEFSDLPHKRGVVSMARAQDPDSAGSQFFIVVEESRFLDRKYTIFGEVVKGIGVADKIVALPRVMCQGGAPTPAGKGPCDNPVERVEMVVTIIE, via the coding sequence ATGATGACACAGATGCGATGGAGCAATCGATTCAAAATTGTGGGAGTAGTGAGTCTGTTCATGGCAGTCGGCGTGGCGGGAATCGGCCAGGCTGCTGAGGCTGCTCCAGCCGGAACCGAAGCTGTGAGTGCGAGTCAGGCGAGGGCGGTCATCAAGACAAAGTTCGGCGATATTGAGATCAAGTTTCTGCCGGAAGTCGCGCCGAAGCATGTGGAGAATTTCATCAAGTTGGCCAAATCGGGGTTTTATAATGGCACGACTTTCCATCGGGCGATCCCGGGATTCATGATCCAGGGGGGGGACCCCAATACGAAGGACTCGTTGAAGAAGGATGCCTATGGTCAGGGTGGGCCAGGGCACAATGTGAAAGCCGAGTTCAGCGATCTGCCGCACAAGCGTGGCGTGGTATCGATGGCGCGGGCACAGGATCCGGACAGCGCAGGATCTCAGTTTTTTATCGTTGTTGAGGAGTCGAGGTTCTTGGACCGCAAGTATACGATTTTCGGTGAGGTCGTCAAAGGAATCGGGGTGGCGGACAAGATCGTGGCGCTACCGCGAGTGATGTGTCAAGGCGGGGCACCGACCCCTGCAGGGAAGGGCCCCTGCGACAATCCGGTTGAGCGAGTGGAAATGGTGGTCACGATCATCGAGTGA
- the rnc gene encoding ribonuclease III — MTPATSIEAVQRLLGYRFHQPRLLEEALTHKSYSNERRSKDRTQNERLEFLGDAVLSLVMSEYLAAEFPGSNEGGLSKLKAHLVSEASLAKAARRMKLGHLLRLGKGEELSKGREKHSLLADALEALIAAIYLDGGLEASRTFTLRVLEEELLATRAEQARPGMEDYKTQLQEVCQKRFDTLPQYATVRESGPDHEKVFEVELTIQGVMRGIGCGHSKKEAEQMAAKEALTQLA, encoded by the coding sequence ATGACGCCGGCTACGTCAATTGAGGCGGTCCAGCGCCTTCTGGGCTACCGTTTCCATCAGCCTCGCCTGTTGGAAGAAGCGTTGACGCACAAGTCTTACTCCAACGAGCGGCGCAGCAAAGATCGAACACAGAATGAACGCTTGGAGTTTCTGGGCGACGCGGTGCTCTCCCTTGTCATGAGTGAGTATCTCGCCGCTGAGTTTCCAGGCAGCAATGAGGGCGGCCTTTCGAAGTTGAAGGCCCACCTGGTCAGCGAGGCGTCGCTTGCGAAGGCGGCCAGACGCATGAAGCTGGGCCACCTCTTGCGACTGGGGAAAGGCGAAGAACTCTCCAAGGGGCGTGAGAAACACTCCCTGTTGGCGGATGCGCTTGAAGCCCTGATTGCCGCGATTTATCTAGACGGCGGGCTGGAAGCCAGCCGGACGTTTACGCTGCGGGTGTTGGAAGAAGAATTGCTGGCGACACGTGCCGAACAGGCGCGACCAGGGATGGAGGATTACAAGACACAGCTCCAGGAGGTCTGCCAGAAGCGGTTTGATACCTTGCCGCAGTATGCGACCGTCCGGGAATCGGGGCCTGACCATGAGAAGGTCTTCGAGGTCGAGTTGACCATTCAGGGTGTCATGCGAGGGATTGGGTGCGGGCATAGTAAGAAAGAAGCCGAGCAGATGGCGGCGAAGGAAGCGTTGACACAGTTGGCCTGA
- a CDS encoding XrtA system polysaccharide deacetylase: protein MHCLTFDIEEHFQVSRFDSPIRRRHWGSFESRVTTNTCKMLDLLARYQTRATFFVLGWVAERHPGLIKQIAECGHEIASHGYGHELVTAQTPELFRADVRRSKQILEDLTGSPVQGYRAPGFTITRETLWALPILAEEGFTYDSSVVPIRHDHCGVPGSDPWHHLKQTASGPIWEVPPSTVNLGGIRLPIAGGIYFRLLPFPLLCGLLQRIEQKGRPLVMYFHPWELDPHQPHMEGPFLSQLFHYMNLDKMEFRVSTLMNTFRFGPIAEQIDLSPIMPLDATAFPAVPPAEIAHDLA from the coding sequence GTGCATTGCCTGACATTCGACATCGAAGAACATTTTCAGGTGTCTCGTTTCGATTCCCCGATTCGTCGACGGCACTGGGGCTCCTTTGAGAGTCGTGTCACCACGAACACCTGCAAGATGCTGGATCTACTCGCTCGCTACCAGACCAGGGCCACCTTCTTCGTATTGGGATGGGTTGCAGAGCGACATCCCGGACTCATTAAACAGATCGCCGAATGTGGTCATGAAATTGCCTCACATGGGTATGGCCATGAATTGGTCACAGCCCAAACTCCGGAATTGTTCCGTGCAGATGTGAGAAGGTCCAAACAAATTCTCGAAGACCTCACCGGATCACCGGTGCAAGGCTACCGCGCTCCGGGATTTACGATAACTCGCGAAACTCTGTGGGCCCTCCCCATCCTCGCCGAGGAAGGGTTTACCTACGACTCGAGCGTCGTTCCGATTCGACACGATCATTGTGGCGTTCCCGGCTCCGATCCTTGGCACCATCTGAAACAGACTGCTTCAGGCCCCATCTGGGAAGTCCCGCCCTCTACCGTGAACCTAGGCGGAATACGGCTTCCCATTGCCGGCGGCATCTATTTCCGTCTGCTGCCCTTCCCCCTACTCTGCGGGTTGTTGCAACGGATCGAACAAAAAGGTCGTCCTCTGGTCATGTATTTCCATCCGTGGGAACTGGACCCCCACCAACCGCACATGGAAGGTCCTTTCCTTTCCCAACTTTTTCATTATATGAATTTGGACAAAATGGAGTTCCGGGTTTCTACCCTGATGAATACCTTCCGATTCGGTCCCATTGCCGAACAGATCGACCTTTCGCCGATCATGCCGCTCGATGCAACCGCGTTTCCAGCTGTTCCTCCTGCCGAAATTGCCCACGATTTAGCGTAG